A single region of the Metarhizium brunneum chromosome 6, complete sequence genome encodes:
- the rrn3 gene encoding RNA polymerase I-specific transcription initiation factor rrn3, which translates to MDDVKLEVRAALEDHLRGNGGQYDMLKELFAKDRQRYLPPVVGEDDDTLKPYELQVYVMALTSCIPILKGKECSGLVRTILQCSWLGRDAAFAKVFTHFLAALVSAQGSYLVPVLSMMVEKFRDSRPSAWSVPDFPEVSRAIMRDRLHSGIEYILQMFPSAVAVLENLLSSKFPFPDDSVRVHMAYIHNLLQVKKYVPDLQDEILDLILNRVVKIDSQMQVDLEDLDDDVTAAVMYALRENQRQPSAWEDDDSDDSDNESIDSEDLDYDKEAVRIKAVKDSVEKMDAVLDTLFSVYSPHFVNPGSDNAFDMFTTILREFDHMVLPTYKSRHTQFLIFHFAQRHERLIDAFCGQLMATAFQSNTPNVLKQAAAAYLASFVARGAHVPPSLVRTMFTLLLHHLEQYRRKYEPLCRGPDLKRFHPYYSLVQATLYIFCFRWQDLVVSAPEVVDPEDPASYIGQDLEWIGTSRKDLSVQIFGKLNPLKVCAPVIVDEFAKLAHRLNFVYIYPLVESNKRVRLTQFLSATYSTGGALRDAGYEGQGESYHQLDPYFPFDPYQLPISKRWLADDYVHWKSVPGLNQDNDDDDESDGMEEEDDNEELVEETATDTDGDHY; encoded by the coding sequence ATGGACGACGTCAAATTGGAAGTACGGGCCGCCCTGGAGGACCATCTCCGCGGCAATGGTGGCCAGTACGACATGCTGAAGGAGCTATTTGCCAAGGACAGACAAAGGTACCTGCCTCCAGTGGTaggagaagacgacgataCTTTGAAACCATACGAACTCCAAGTTTATGTTATGGCTTTGACGAGCTGCATACCTATTCTGAAAGGGAAAGAATGCAGCGGTTTGGTGAGGACAATATTGCAGTGCTCTTGGCTGGGACGAGACGCCGCCTTCGCAAAGGTTTTTACGCACTTCTTGGCTGCCCTTGTCAGTGCGCAAGGGTCTTACCTCGTACCCGTCCTGTCAATGATGGTGGAAAAATTTCGCGACAGTCGACCCTCCGCCTGGTCCGTACCAGATTTCCCCGAGGTGAGCAGGGCCATAATGCGTGATCGGCTACACTCTGGCATCGAATATATCCTGCAGATGTTCCCATCCGCGGTGGCAGTGCTGGAGAACTTGCTCAGCTCCAAGTTCCCCTTCCCCGACGACTCGGTCCGAGTCCACATGGCCTATATCCACAACCTGCTTCAAGTCAAGAAATACGTGCCTGATTTGCAAGATGAGATCCTGGACCTCATCTTGAACCGAGTCGTTAAAATCGATTCCCAGATGCAGGTGGACCTAGAAGACTTGGACGATGACGTTACCGCAGCCGTTATGTACGCGCTGCGGGAGAATCAGCGACAGCCGTCGGCCTGGGAGGATGATGATTCTGACGACAGCGACAACGAGTCAATTGACAGCGAAGATCTTGATTACGACAAGGAAGCGGTGCGGATTAAGGCTGTTAAGGACAGTGTAGAGAAGATGGATGCGGTTCTGGATACACTCTTTAGCGTCTACAGCCCACACTTTGTAAATCCTGGGTCCGACAACGCATTCGACATGTTTACCACGATTCTTCGCGAGTTTGACCACATGGTATTACCTACGTATAAATCAAGACACACGCAGTTTCTGATATTCCATTTCGCGCAACGACACGAGCGTCTCATCGATGCGTTCTGTGGCCAGCTTATGGCCACTGCATTTCAATCAAACACGCCAAACGTGTTGAAgcaagccgccgcagcctATCTGGCGAGTTTTGTGGCTCGCGGAGCGCATGTCCCACCTAGCTTGGTGCGAACCATGTTCACACTgctccttcatcatcttgAGCAGTACAGAAGAAAGTACGAGCCGTTGTGCCGCGGACCAGACTTGAAGAGATTTCACCCATACTATTCCCTTGTTCAAGCTACGCTCTACATTTTCTGCTTTAGATGGCAAGATTTGGTAGTGTCTGCCCCCGAAGTCGTGGACCCGGAGGATCCGGCATCCTACATTGGGCAGGATTTGGAATGGATCGGAACTTCAAGAAAAGATCTGTCAGTGCAAATCTTTGGCAAACTCAATCCGCTCAAGGTGTGCGCGCCTGTAATCGTGGACGAGTTCGCCAAGCTAGCACATCGCCTAAACTTCGTTTATATTTATCCGTTGGTGGAGAGCAACAAGCGCGTCCGGTTGACCCAATTCCTCTCGGCGACGTACTCTACGGGTGGCGCATTGCGAGATGCCGGATACGAAGGGCAAGGGGAGAGCTATCATCAACTCGACCCATACTTTCCGTTTGATCCATACCAGCTGCCGATCAGCAAGCGATGGCTGGCGGATGACTACGTGCACTGGAAGTCGGTGCCTGGCCTGAACCAAGAtaacgacgatgatgacgagagCGATGGcatggaagaggaggacgACAACGAGGAGTTGGTAGAGGAGACAGCAACGGACACTGACGGTGATCACTATTGA
- the NFYB gene encoding Nuclear transcription factor Y subunit beta: MSDSPQSPPKDVEQGAQSPDDEGQMNDNQDPHSAGGAAGYEFEVKEQDRWLPIANVARIMKNALPDNAKIAKEAKECMQECVSEFISFITSEASEKCQQEKRKTVNGEDILFAMTSLGFENYAEALKVYLSKYREQQNQSNRERVMETTWAGSMMPGEKGDGNAPGQEFTGGDASNNAEAGADPNYMYGQHAGHNGAAAGEGY, translated from the exons ATGTCGGACTCCCCCCAATCTCCTCCAAAGGATGTCGAGCAAGGTGCACAGTCACCCGACGACGAAGGACAAATGAATGACAATCAAGACCCACACTcggctggcggcgccgcTGGTTATGAGTTTGAAGTTAAAGAGCAAGACAGATGGTTGCCTATAGCCAATG TCGCCCGAATCATGAAGAATGCTCTTCCTGACAACGCGAAGATAGCCAAGGAGGCTAAGGAGTGTATGCAGGAATGTGTTAGCGAATTTATCTCCTTCATTACCAGCGAAG CTTCCGAAAAATGCCAgcaagagaaaagaaaaacggtGAATGGTGAAGATATTCTGTTCGCTATGACTTCGTTGGGGTTTGAAAACTACGCGGAGGCTTTAAAAGTCTATCTTTCCAAGTACCGAGAG CAACAAAATCAGTCCAACCGAGAGCGTGTCATGGAAACCACTTGGGCTGGTTCCATGATGCCCGGTGAAAAGGGCGACGGGAATGCGCCAGGGCAAGAGTTTACCGGTGGTGATGCCTCGAACAACGCTGAAGCTGGCGCCGACCCTAACTATATGTACGGCCAACATGCCGGCCACAACGGAGCTGCGGCCGGAGAGGGCTACTAG
- the Dad1 gene encoding Dolichyl-diphosphooligosaccharide--protein glycosyltransferase subunit DAD1, which translates to MAPKKNTRDRVATPSSAAVPVQEAPAAPAVSSLPAKTTHKGGRANWDEVLLNIYQYYMKETPQRTKLIDVFLFFLIAVGGLQFVYCVLAGNYPFNAFLSGFCASVGQFVLTVSLRIQTTTANKSDFPSVSPERAFADFVVCSLILHFFCVNFIN; encoded by the exons ATGGCTCCCAAGAAGAACACCCGCGACCGTGTCgccacgccgtcctcggccgccgtccccGTCCAGGAGGCGCCCGCCGCGCCAGCAGTTTCCTCCCTCCCAGCCAAAACGACTCACAAAGGCGGCCGCGCCAACTGGGATGAGGTCCTGCTCAACATCTACCAGTACTACATGAAGGAGACGCCACAGCGGACGAAGCTTATTGATgtgttcttgttctttttgatTGCCGTCGGCGGGCTGCAGTTTGTGTACTGCGTCCTCGCGGGCAACTAT CCGTTTAATGCTTTTCTGTCGGGCTTCTGTGCTTCGGTTGGTCAGTTTGTTTTGACGG TGTCACTGCGAATACAGACGACTACGGCGAATAAGAGCGATTTCCCGTCTGTTTCTCCCGAGAG GGCATTTGCCGATTTCGTTGTTTGCAGCCTCATCCTGCACTTCTTCTGTGTCAACTTTATCAACTGA
- the Tgs1 gene encoding Trimethylguanosine synthase, with the protein MASAKVPEIATSYVLEPADKFPLTDECKHYEGRHQVPWDIQKYFSQRYSIFSWYDEGVYLTDDAWFGVTPEPIANQIASELSATDASKDTLIDAFAGAGGNTIAFALTNRWKRIIAVERDASTLACAQNNAELYEVDPSIITWVHADSFEYLELLHNRPEELHPGLRVDVSKTVLFSSPPWGGPGYRTDEVFDLSNMQPYNLDKLHSSYRSMDHVLYLPRTSDIRQIAKLAPEDRRVDAVQYCMEGASKALVAYIPRCEAQG; encoded by the exons ATGGCCTCCGCCAAGGTCCCTGAAATTGCAACAAGCTATGTCTTAGAGCCAGCTGACAAGTTTCCCCTTACTGACGAATGCAAACACTACGAGGGCAGGCATCAGGTACCATGGGATATTCAAAA ATACTTTTCACAGAGATATTCCATATTTTCCTGGTACGACGAAGGCGTATACCTCACAGACGACGCCTGGTTTGGTGTCACTCCAGAACCAATAGCAAA TCAAATCGCTAGTGAATTGTCGGCTACAGACGCCTCAAAAGACACCCTCATAGATGCTTTTGCTGGCGCCGGAGGCAATACTATCGCCTTCGCGCTCACCAACCGCTGGAAGCGAATCATCGCTGTCGAACGTGACGCCTCAACCTTGGCATGCGCCCAGAACAACGCAGAGCTCTACGAGGTAGACCCTTCAATAATCACCTGGGTTCATGCAGATAGTTTTGAGTACCTGGAACTTTTACACAATCGGCCTGAGGAACTTCATCCAGGCCTGAGGGTCGATGTGAGCAAGACGGTGCTGTTTTCAAGCCCGCCATGGGGAGGCCCAGGATACAGGACAGACGAGGTGTTTGACCTGAGCAACATGCAACCTTACAACTTGGATAAGTTGCATTCGTCATATAGGAGCATGGATCACGTATTGTATCTGCCGCGGACGAGTGACATTCGGCAGATTGCAAAGCTGGCACCAGAGGACAGGAGGGTGGATGCTGTGCAGTATTGCATGGAGGGCGCCAGCAAGGCTTTGGTGGCGTACATTCCGAGATGTGAGGCCCAAGGATGA
- the KEL3 gene encoding Kelch repeat-containing protein 3, whose amino-acid sequence MAKDKKKNSDAKKAKKAEKAAKQASKGEKKAKTKAAKIEGSDAEDVDLDAVLEEYRRQQEQFLKITETVCHGPPRPRAASTLMASPTDANNLLLFGGEYFNGSLAQFYNDLHIYNIHRDEWRCVTSPNAPLPRSGHAWTRASNPNHVYLFGGEFSSPKQGTFHHYSDFWRLEPATREWTKIEVKGKDKSPPARSGHRMTYWKQYIILFGGFQDTSNQTRYLADLWIFDTVNFVWHCPALPQAQLKPDARSSFSLLPCDSGAVLYGGYSRVKATVNLKKKAGKSQSQGQKNVLIPKVHDDCFFLRMALPPADANSNTLPTMRWERRKKPANPPNPSRAGATMTFHKGRGILFGGVHDVEASEEGMDSEFFNQLFAWNIERNRFMPLGFRKPRQQKRAAPEQPRVGRRGRAQANEEELLKQLAALETGASLDDVDGIEIDKKEEEPEEDEKPAREMPVTMEPPHVRFNAQMAVQDDVLYIYGGTFEKGDREFTFDDLYAIDLSKLDGCKEVFSRPVEDWIESEDEEDDDDDEDDEEDEEDEDEDEDDEPEQLHTLSKRKKQDVVSDTASETTSAPPEEDDTETTATSVDDGLPHPRPFESRREFFVRTTAEWQEILMTSLRWKNIQPETLTIKEIKAKAFELSEEKWWDCREEITALEEEQEAAGIQEVVSLAERGDTGGAGGARRR is encoded by the exons atggccaaggataaaaagaagaattCGGACGCCAAAAAAGCCAAAAAG GCTGAAAAGGCAGCCAAACAAGCCAGCAAAGGGgagaaaaaggccaagaccaAAGCTGCCAAGATTGAGGGCAGTGACGCCGAAGATGTCGATCTTGATGCCGTCCTTGAAGAGTACCGTCGCCAGCAGGAGCAATTCCTCAAGATCACAGAAACCGTGTGTCATGGCCCACCTCGACCAAGGGCCGCTTCCACACTGATGGCCTCGCCCACGGATGCAAACAACCTCCTCTTGTTTGGCGGTGAATACTTCAACGGCTCTCTGGCACAGTTCTACAATGACCTGCACATCTACAACATCCATCGGGATGAGTGGCGCTGCGTCACCTCACCGAATGCCCCGTTGCCTCGCTCGGGACATGCATGGACTCGTGCCTCGAATCCCAACCACGTCTACCTCTTTGGCGGCGAGTTCTCGTCGCCCAAGCAGGGCACTTTCCACCATTACTCTGACTTTTGGAGGCTGGAGCCCGCCACCAGGGAATGGACCAAGATCGAGGTCAAGGGCAAGGATAAGAGTCCACCGGCACGGAGCGGTCATCGCATGACGTACTGGAAGCAGTACATCATTTTGTTTGGCGGCTTCCAGGACACgtccaaccagaccaggtATTTGGCAGATTTGTGGATTTTCGACACGGTCAACTTTGTGTGGCACTGTCCCGCGCTGCCTCAGGCACAGCTCAAGCCGGATGCTCGATCTTCGTTTTCTCTGCTGCCGTGCGATTCGGGCGCCGTGCTCTACGGAGGCTACTCGCGTGTAAAGGCGACGGTGAatctgaagaagaaggcggggaAATCGCAAAGCCAGGGACAGAAGAATGTCTTGATTCCCAAAGTCCACGACGACTGCTTCTTCCTGAGAATGGCGCTACCTCCCGCTGATGCCAACTCCAACACGCTTCCAACAATGCGGTGGGAACGGAGAAAGAAGCCGGCCAACCCTCCCAACCCGTCTCGCGCGGGAGCCACCATGACTTTCCACAAGGGACGAGGCATCCTATTCGGCGGCGTACACGACGTTGAAGCTAGTGAAGAGGGCATGGATAGCGAATTCTTCAACCAGCTTTTTGCCTGGAATATTGAACGCAATAGGTTCATGCCTCTGGGTTTCCGCAAACCCCGTCAGCAAAAGAGAGCTGCTCCCGAACAGCCGCGTGTaggccgtcgtggccgcgCGCAGGCCAATGAAGAGGAGCTGCTGAAGCAGTTGGCTGCCCTCGAAACGGGTGCTTCTCTGGATGACGTTGACGGAATCGAGATTGATaagaaggaagaggagcCGGAGGAGGACGAGAAGCCAGCCAGAGAGATGCCGGTGACAATGGAGCCGCCCCATGTTCGGTTCAATGCGCAGATGGCTGTGCAGGATGACGTTCTCTATATATACGGCGGGACATTCGAAAAGGGCGATCGCGAATTCACGTTTGATGATTTATATGCCATTGATTTGAGCAAACTGGATGGATGCAAAGAGGTTTTCAGCCGCCCGGTAGAGGATTGGATC GAatccgaggatgaggaggacgacgacgacgacgaggatgacgaagaagacgaggaggacgaggacgaggacgaggatgatgagccTGAACAACTGCATACGCTCAGTAAGCGCAAAAAGCAAGATGTCGTGTCGGATACTGCCTCGGAAACAACATCTGCTCCGCCCGAAGAAGACGATACGGAAACAACGGCAACATCCGTGGACGATGGTCTGCCTCACCCTAGA CCATTTGAGTCTCGTCGCGAGTTCTTTGTACGCACAACCGCCGAGTGGCAGGAAATCCTCATGACCAGTCTCCGCTGGAAGAATATTCAGCCCGAGACGCTGACCATCAAGgagatcaaggccaaggcgttTGAGCTCAGCGAGGAGAAGTGGTGGGACTGCAGGGAGGAGATTACCGCcctggaggaggagcaggaggctGCGGGCATCCAGGAGGTTGTCAGCTTGGCGGAAAGGGGGGATACcggcggtgctggtggtgccagGAGGAGATGA
- the Pgpep1 gene encoding Pyroglutamyl-peptidase 1 yields the protein MGSQSKDQKELTVLVTGFGPFREQYPVNPSWEIAKDLPSHLPPLRAKDAGSRDAPDTPPVRIIVHPEPIRVNYSVVRALVPSFWDAAHDGRPVDIAVHIGMAGPRPFYQLERRAHRRGYRSPDVDNELPAEGAEGRPDDDAWIWHGLPDEILTDVDVDDVYRRWRGHSSKDMDLRVSEDPGRYLCDFIYYSSLAHLWKARRPRKVVFLHVPSDASGEFVARGRELAVNLIRALAESETAARERALRDAAAGQGASDES from the exons ATGGGCTCCCAAAGCAAAGACCAGAAGGAACTGACGGTGCTCGTCACCGGATTCGGC CCCTTCCGGGAGCAATACCCCGTCAACCCGTCGTGGGAAATCGCCAAAGACCTCCCGTCGCACCTCCCGCCGCTCCGGGCCAAGGACGCCGGCTCCCGCGACGCCCCCGACACGCCGCCCGTCCGCATCATCGTCCACCCGGAGCCCATCCGCGTCAACTACAGCGTGGTGCGGGCCCTGGTGCCCTCCTTCTGGGACGCGGCGCACGACGGCCGCCCCGTCGACATAGCCGTGCACATTGGCATGGCGGGCCCGCGGCCCTTCTACCAGCTCGAGCGCCGGGCGCACCGGCGCGGGTACCGCTCTCCCGACGTGGACAACGAGCTGCCGGCCGAGGGGGCCGAGGGGCggcccgacgacgacgcctgGATCTGGCACGGCCTGCCGGACGAGATACTGAcggacgtggacgtggacgacGTCTACAGGCGGTGGCGGGGGCATAGCTCG AAGGACATGGACCTGCGCGTGTCTGAGGACCCCGGGCGCTATCTGTGCGACTTCATCTATTACTCGTCCCTGGCGCACCTGTGGAAGGCGCGGCGCCCGCGCAAGGTTGTCTTCTTGCACGTCCCGTCGGACGCGTCGGGCGAGTTTGTCGCGAGGGGCCGCGAGCTGGCGGTGAATTTGATCAGGGCGCTGGCGGAGAGCGAGACGGCTGCTAGGGAGAGGGCGCTGCGGGATGCGGCGGCTGGTCAAGGTGCGTCGGACGAGTCCTGA
- the GPP2 gene encoding Glycerol-1-phosphate phosphohydrolase 2, translated as MGSQHNYTQPPQQASFDGFLFDMDGTLIDSTEAIVKQWSKIGTELGLNPEEILKTSHGRRSIDVFKIVAPHKATWDYVRGVEAQLPLLYGDLASEIPGARSLLDALIAQSAPWAVVTSGTEPLVSGWLKRLKLAIPEHLVTAESVQNGKPDPACYRLGLEKLGLQDRPRQVLVLEDAPAGIKAGKAAGCKVIGLVTSHTVEQVVAAEPDWVVQDLESVRVVGREGGKVTIEISNALVQ; from the exons ATGGGCTCCCAACACAACTACACCCAACCGCCTCAGCAGGCTTCCTTCGACGGGTTCCTcttcgacatggacggcacCCTGATCGACTCAACGGAAGCCATTGTAAAGCAATGGAGCAA AATCGGCACGGAACTCGGGCTCAACCCAGAAGAGATTCTGAAGACGTCCCATGGGCGGAGGAGCATTGATGTATTCAAGATCGTCGCCCCGCATAAAGCCACCTGGGATT ACGTGAGGGGGGTAGAAGCACAGCTGCCCCTTCTATACGGTGACCTCGCCTCCGAAATCCCAGGCGCGAGAAGCCTCCTGGACGCGCTCATCGCCCAGTCTGCACCATGGGCTGTCGTCACCTCCGGCACGGAACCCCTCGTATCGGGCTGGCTGAAGCGTCTCAAGCTTGCCATTCCAGAGCATCTCGTCACCGCCGAGTCTGTGCAGAACGGCAAGCCAGACCCCGCGTGCTACCGTCTAGgcctggagaagctgggcctCCAAGACCGGCCCAGGCAAGTCCTCGTCTTGGAGGATGCCCCCGCGGGCATCAAGGCTGGCAAGGCGGCAGGATGCAAAGTCATTGGGTTAGTGACGAGCCATACCGTCGAGCAGGTTGTTGCCGCGGAGCCGGACTGGGTGGTTCAGGACCTGGAGTCGGTCCGGGTTGTCGGACGGGAAGGAGGAAAAGTGACGATTGAGATTTCGAACGCGTTGGTGCAATGA